One region of Hoeflea sp. 108 genomic DNA includes:
- a CDS encoding histone deacetylase — protein sequence MPLQIASHPDYDAGFAADHRFPMGKYSQLMARLDALGLSGGLNRPEVIAPAHLRLAHEADYVDQVLACTVPPHIEREIGFPVGERVSRRAQLAAGGTLLAARLALRHGIACNAAGGSHHARRAQGAGFCTFNDVAVAALALLQAKDVERILVVDLDVHQGDGTAEILAGNPGVFTFSMHAEKNYPVRKVASSLDIGLPDKTGDDTYLETLAEALSHLTRRGRWDLVFYNAGVDPHRDDRLGRLALSDDGLRRRERLVIEHFRKAGVALCGVIGGGYSTDVAALAARHAILFETAAAFA from the coding sequence ATGCCGCTTCAGATCGCCAGCCACCCCGACTATGACGCCGGCTTCGCCGCCGACCATCGCTTCCCGATGGGCAAGTACAGCCAGTTGATGGCACGGCTGGACGCGCTCGGACTGTCCGGCGGGCTCAACCGACCCGAAGTCATCGCGCCCGCGCATCTGCGCCTCGCCCATGAGGCTGATTATGTCGACCAGGTGCTGGCCTGCACCGTGCCACCCCACATCGAGCGCGAGATCGGCTTCCCTGTTGGCGAGCGTGTGTCACGCCGCGCCCAGCTCGCGGCTGGCGGCACCTTGCTTGCGGCCAGGCTTGCGCTTCGCCACGGCATCGCCTGCAATGCCGCAGGCGGCAGCCACCATGCCCGCCGGGCCCAGGGCGCCGGGTTCTGCACGTTCAACGACGTTGCGGTGGCGGCACTGGCGCTGCTCCAGGCCAAGGACGTCGAACGCATCCTGGTGGTCGATCTCGACGTGCACCAGGGCGACGGCACCGCCGAGATCCTTGCCGGGAACCCCGGCGTCTTCACCTTCTCGATGCATGCCGAAAAGAACTATCCGGTGCGCAAGGTCGCCTCCAGCCTCGACATCGGCCTGCCCGACAAGACCGGCGACGACACCTATCTCGAGACCCTGGCCGAAGCGCTGTCCCATCTGACGCGTCGCGGCCGATGGGACCTCGTCTTCTACAATGCGGGGGTCGATCCCCATCGCGACGACCGCCTCGGCCGGCTGGCGCTGAGCGACGACGGCTTGCGCCGGCGCGAGCGCCTCGTCATCGAGCATTTCCGCAAAGCGGGCGTGGCATTATGCGGCGTGATCGGGGGAGGCTATTCCACAGACGTTGCAGCGCTGGCCGCCCGCCACGCAATCCTGTTCGAAACCGCAGCCGCCTTCGCCTGA
- a CDS encoding quinone-dependent dihydroorotate dehydrogenase, with translation MNAFDRLGRHLLFTFDPEAAHGLSIKALRCGLPVGGRAPRDARLRVRVAGLEFPNPLGMAAGYDKNAEVPDGLLGLGFGFAEIGTVTPLPQAGNPKPRIFRLVEDDAVINRLGFNNEGHDAAEKRLIARAGRPGIVGVNIGANKDSTNRIGDYVRGVKRFARHASYLTVNISSPNTPGLRNMQAREQLAELLASVMLARAEAGHAVPVFLKIAPDLHEAELEDIAAEVTAKMVDGIIVSNTTITRPTLRSSANTSETGGLSGKPLFARSTAVLARMRKLVGPELAIIGVGGVDSVETALEKIRAGADLVQLYTSMIYAGPSLPARIVSGMADFAAREGLKSISELRDTRLDQWAATPL, from the coding sequence ATGAACGCTTTCGACCGGCTCGGACGCCACCTGCTGTTCACCTTCGATCCAGAGGCCGCGCACGGCCTGTCGATCAAGGCGCTGCGCTGCGGCCTGCCGGTCGGCGGCCGCGCGCCCCGCGATGCGCGCCTGCGTGTCCGTGTCGCCGGGCTCGAATTCCCCAACCCGCTGGGTATGGCGGCCGGCTACGACAAGAATGCCGAGGTGCCCGATGGCCTGCTCGGCCTCGGCTTCGGCTTTGCCGAGATCGGCACGGTCACGCCCTTGCCCCAGGCCGGCAACCCCAAGCCACGCATCTTCCGCCTCGTCGAGGATGATGCCGTCATCAACCGGCTCGGCTTCAACAATGAGGGCCACGACGCAGCCGAAAAGCGGCTCATCGCCCGTGCCGGTCGGCCCGGTATCGTCGGCGTCAACATCGGCGCCAACAAGGACAGCACCAACCGCATCGGCGACTATGTGCGCGGGGTGAAGCGCTTCGCCCGCCATGCCTCCTACCTGACCGTCAACATCTCGTCGCCCAACACGCCGGGCCTGCGCAACATGCAGGCGCGAGAGCAGCTTGCCGAGCTTCTGGCCAGCGTCATGCTCGCCCGCGCCGAAGCCGGCCATGCCGTTCCGGTCTTCCTCAAGATTGCGCCTGATCTCCACGAGGCCGAGCTCGAGGACATCGCCGCCGAGGTGACGGCAAAGATGGTCGACGGCATCATCGTCTCCAACACCACGATCACACGGCCGACGCTGCGCAGCTCGGCGAACACGAGCGAGACCGGCGGGCTCTCGGGCAAGCCGCTGTTTGCGCGCTCGACGGCGGTGCTTGCCCGCATGCGCAAGCTGGTCGGCCCCGAGCTCGCCATCATTGGTGTCGGCGGCGTCGATTCAGTGGAGACCGCGCTCGAAAAGATCCGCGCCGGCGCCGATCTCGTCCAGCTCTACACCAGCATGATCTATGCCGGCCCGTCGCTGCCCGCCCGCATCGTCAGCGGCATGGCCGATTTCGCCGCGCGCGAAGGCCTCAAGAGCATTTCGGAGCTGCGCGACACAAGGCTCGATCAGTGGGCGGCGACGCCGCTCTGA
- a CDS encoding MATE family efflux transporter yields MEYASPEGRAVPFAVTNRSVLAIAVPMTLAYLTTPFIGLVGTAVVGQFGDAALLGGLAAGAVAFDVVFTSFNFLRAGTTALVAQAFGRGDAAEEQAVFWRAVVIALIAGIVLALTAPLTSLAGQWFMQAEPRVSETLDHYVRIRMLGAPFALINYAILGYILGRGEGSFALFLQATLNGVNIAISLWLGLHMGLGVEGVAWAAVAGEAAGMAIGLAVLLRRFGREPKLAWGRVFDAAAFKRLFVLNRDIMIRSLSLLVAFALFTRQGAQFGTVTLAANAVLMNFFIAAGFFLDGFAAAAEQLAGRAVGARYEPAFRKAVYLCSIWGFALAGSMTTALLVFGVDLIQLISTAEDVRVIAIAFLPWAAFTALSGVLAFQMDGVFIGAAWSRDMRNMMVLSLLVFIAALMTLPAAYGNAGLWASLHLLLAARGLCLLLLLRSRARATFQSGVAAH; encoded by the coding sequence TTGGAATACGCATCGCCAGAGGGCCGCGCCGTGCCTTTTGCCGTCACCAACCGCTCGGTGCTGGCGATCGCCGTGCCGATGACGCTGGCCTATCTGACGACGCCTTTCATCGGGCTTGTCGGCACAGCTGTTGTCGGCCAGTTCGGCGACGCGGCCCTTCTCGGCGGACTGGCGGCAGGCGCGGTGGCCTTCGATGTGGTCTTCACCAGCTTCAACTTCCTGCGCGCCGGCACCACGGCACTGGTGGCCCAGGCCTTCGGTCGCGGCGATGCGGCGGAAGAACAGGCCGTGTTCTGGCGTGCCGTGGTGATCGCGCTGATCGCCGGCATCGTGCTGGCGTTGACCGCGCCGCTGACCTCGCTCGCCGGGCAATGGTTCATGCAGGCCGAGCCGCGCGTCAGCGAGACGCTCGACCATTATGTCCGCATCCGCATGCTGGGTGCGCCCTTCGCGCTGATCAACTATGCGATCCTAGGCTACATACTGGGGCGGGGAGAGGGCAGCTTCGCGCTGTTCCTGCAGGCGACGCTTAATGGCGTGAATATTGCAATTTCGCTGTGGCTGGGCCTGCATATGGGCTTGGGCGTCGAAGGTGTTGCCTGGGCAGCGGTTGCCGGTGAGGCAGCCGGCATGGCCATCGGCCTTGCCGTGCTTTTGCGGCGCTTCGGGCGCGAACCGAAGCTGGCATGGGGGCGTGTCTTCGATGCGGCCGCGTTCAAGCGCCTGTTCGTGCTCAACCGTGACATCATGATCCGCTCGCTGTCGCTGCTGGTCGCCTTCGCGCTGTTTACGCGTCAGGGCGCGCAGTTCGGAACGGTGACGCTGGCGGCCAATGCGGTGCTGATGAACTTCTTCATTGCTGCAGGTTTCTTCCTCGACGGCTTTGCCGCAGCCGCCGAGCAACTGGCCGGCCGTGCCGTTGGCGCCCGCTATGAGCCGGCTTTCCGCAAGGCGGTCTATCTCTGCTCGATCTGGGGCTTTGCGCTGGCCGGCAGCATGACCACTGCATTGCTGGTCTTCGGCGTCGACCTGATCCAGCTCATCTCGACTGCAGAGGATGTGCGAGTTATCGCCATCGCGTTCCTGCCATGGGCGGCATTCACCGCACTCAGCGGGGTGCTTGCCTTCCAGATGGACGGCGTCTTCATCGGTGCTGCCTGGTCGCGCGACATGCGAAACATGATGGTGCTGTCGCTGTTGGTGTTCATCGCGGCGCTGATGACGCTGCCTGCCGCCTATGGCAATGCCGGGCTGTGGGCATCGCTGCACCTGCTGCTGGCAGCGCGCGGTCTATGCCTGTTGCTGCTGCTGAGGTCGCGCGCCAGGGCGACGTTTCAGAGCGGCGTCGCCGCCCACTGA
- a CDS encoding DUF6460 domain-containing protein, producing the protein MGLNGLTRFLGDTPLRVFLKLLVISFLVGIVMSAFGWSPFDVLYGIRDFFVDIWRMGFSAFHRFLGYFMLGAAIVVPAFIILRLFSYRK; encoded by the coding sequence ATGGGCTTGAACGGACTGACGCGTTTTCTCGGCGACACGCCGCTGCGGGTGTTCCTCAAGCTGCTTGTGATCTCCTTCCTCGTCGGCATCGTCATGAGCGCGTTCGGCTGGTCGCCCTTCGACGTGCTCTACGGTATCCGCGATTTCTTCGTCGACATCTGGCGCATGGGCTTCAGCGCCTTCCACCGTTTCCTCGGCTATTTCATGCTGGGTGCGGCGATCGTGGTGCCAGCCTTTATCATCCTCAGGCTGTTCAGCTATCGCAAATAG